A part of Puntigrus tetrazona isolate hp1 chromosome 21, ASM1883169v1, whole genome shotgun sequence genomic DNA contains:
- the rbm41 gene encoding RNA-binding protein 41 isoform X2, translating to MKRITRHACDDVPIPEEQETEGQRQLHNLLLQQLDTDVNIDRCVAKKKCFAPAAVYKPFGEQAAGVRSLSQFQALQDGDQELAALRELGLTDVEIELWRCREQPESSWKGRGICVTPEVRNERLQAIRDKMASHAELLSRPQRFSSSRPLSRREMEIEKALFQGSDRCSFLTALYHREEESPSGHQGATSTSAMDYFYKDFIEDRNKNVAGCFPQPKIVTNIQCESPSSETVQSQTRTDSSPTKVQHIFTEPSPASDTVNQLQPQEKSVIPVKVALSQSVGTLCAASAQNHGGPVTMSGRIVEISDEEIQTNRETEEGIRNIPRFKNYQRGTPSNVLCVKNISPRASLAQLVSLFSRFQNDDTRPILYRLLTGRLKGQAFITFSDNRSAQAALDLLNGYKLLDKPLIIEFGKERNKETHD from the exons ATGAAGCG tattactCGTCATGCCTGTGATGATGTGCCCATCCCTGAAGAACAGGAGACAGAGGGCCAAAGACAACTACACAATCTGCTGCTGCAGCAACTAGATACAGATGTAAACATTGACCG GTGTGTCGCAAAGAAGAAATGCTTTGCTCCGGCAGCAGTATACAAGCCTTTTGGGGAACAGGCAGCTGGTGTGAGGAGTCTGTCCCAGTTCCAGGCTTTGCAGGATGGGGATCAGGAGCTGGCTGCTTTGAGAGAGCTGGGTCTTACAGATGTTGAGATAGAGCTATGGAGATGCAGAGAGCAACCAGAAAGCTCTTGGAAG ggCAGAGGGATTTGTGTGACACCTGAGGTGAGGAATGAGCGTCTGCAGGCCATCCGGGATAAAATGGCATCACACGCAGAGCTGCTGTCCAGACCACAGCGTTTCTCAAGCAGTCGGCCACTTTCCCGCAGGGAGATGGAAATCGAAAAGGCTCTTTTTCAAGGGAGCGACCGCTGCAGCTTCCTCACCGCCCTTTACCACAGAG AGGAAGAGTCACCATCCGGCCACCAGGGGGCGACATCCACCAGCGCGATGGACTATTTCTATAAAGACTTTATTGAAGATCGCAACAAAAATGTTGCTGGTTGCTTCCCTCAACCAAAAATTGTCACTAACATCCAGTGTGAATCACCAAGCTCTGAAACAGTCCAATCACAAACTCGCACAGATTCCAGCCCGACCAAAGTCCAGCACATATTCACAGAACCAAGTCCTGCGTCAGACACTGTCAACCAACTTCAGCCTCAAGAAAAAAGCGTAATACCTGTGAAAGTGGCATTAAGCCAATCCGTTGGCACACTATGCGCAGCTTCTGCCCAAAACCATGGCGGGCCTGTTACAATGAGTGGAAGGATAGTGGAAATTTCAGATGAAGAGATACAGACCAACCGAGAGACTGAAGAGGGTATACGGAATATTCCACGGTTTAAGAACTACCAGAGGGGAACGCCATCTAAT GTTCTGTGTGTAAAGAACATCAGTCCACGGGCATCGCTGGCTCAGCTGGTTTCTCTCTTTTCAAGGTTTCAGAATGACGACACACGGCCCATTCTGTACCGCTTGCTGACTGGCCGACTCAAGGGCCAAGCTTTCATTACATTCTCTG ATAACAGAAGCGCCCAGGCAGCTCTAGACTTGTTAAATGGCTACAAGCTGCTTGATAAGCCGTTGATCATTGAGTTTGgcaaagagagaaataaagaaacacaTGACTGA
- the rbm41 gene encoding RNA-binding protein 41 isoform X1: protein MRECGITRHACDDVPIPEEQETEGQRQLHNLLLQQLDTDVNIDRCVAKKKCFAPAAVYKPFGEQAAGVRSLSQFQALQDGDQELAALRELGLTDVEIELWRCREQPESSWKGRGICVTPEVRNERLQAIRDKMASHAELLSRPQRFSSSRPLSRREMEIEKALFQGSDRCSFLTALYHREEESPSGHQGATSTSAMDYFYKDFIEDRNKNVAGCFPQPKIVTNIQCESPSSETVQSQTRTDSSPTKVQHIFTEPSPASDTVNQLQPQEKSVIPVKVALSQSVGTLCAASAQNHGGPVTMSGRIVEISDEEIQTNRETEEGIRNIPRFKNYQRGTPSNVLCVKNISPRASLAQLVSLFSRFQNDDTRPILYRLLTGRLKGQAFITFSDNRSAQAALDLLNGYKLLDKPLIIEFGKERNKETHD from the exons tattactCGTCATGCCTGTGATGATGTGCCCATCCCTGAAGAACAGGAGACAGAGGGCCAAAGACAACTACACAATCTGCTGCTGCAGCAACTAGATACAGATGTAAACATTGACCG GTGTGTCGCAAAGAAGAAATGCTTTGCTCCGGCAGCAGTATACAAGCCTTTTGGGGAACAGGCAGCTGGTGTGAGGAGTCTGTCCCAGTTCCAGGCTTTGCAGGATGGGGATCAGGAGCTGGCTGCTTTGAGAGAGCTGGGTCTTACAGATGTTGAGATAGAGCTATGGAGATGCAGAGAGCAACCAGAAAGCTCTTGGAAG ggCAGAGGGATTTGTGTGACACCTGAGGTGAGGAATGAGCGTCTGCAGGCCATCCGGGATAAAATGGCATCACACGCAGAGCTGCTGTCCAGACCACAGCGTTTCTCAAGCAGTCGGCCACTTTCCCGCAGGGAGATGGAAATCGAAAAGGCTCTTTTTCAAGGGAGCGACCGCTGCAGCTTCCTCACCGCCCTTTACCACAGAG AGGAAGAGTCACCATCCGGCCACCAGGGGGCGACATCCACCAGCGCGATGGACTATTTCTATAAAGACTTTATTGAAGATCGCAACAAAAATGTTGCTGGTTGCTTCCCTCAACCAAAAATTGTCACTAACATCCAGTGTGAATCACCAAGCTCTGAAACAGTCCAATCACAAACTCGCACAGATTCCAGCCCGACCAAAGTCCAGCACATATTCACAGAACCAAGTCCTGCGTCAGACACTGTCAACCAACTTCAGCCTCAAGAAAAAAGCGTAATACCTGTGAAAGTGGCATTAAGCCAATCCGTTGGCACACTATGCGCAGCTTCTGCCCAAAACCATGGCGGGCCTGTTACAATGAGTGGAAGGATAGTGGAAATTTCAGATGAAGAGATACAGACCAACCGAGAGACTGAAGAGGGTATACGGAATATTCCACGGTTTAAGAACTACCAGAGGGGAACGCCATCTAAT GTTCTGTGTGTAAAGAACATCAGTCCACGGGCATCGCTGGCTCAGCTGGTTTCTCTCTTTTCAAGGTTTCAGAATGACGACACACGGCCCATTCTGTACCGCTTGCTGACTGGCCGACTCAAGGGCCAAGCTTTCATTACATTCTCTG ATAACAGAAGCGCCCAGGCAGCTCTAGACTTGTTAAATGGCTACAAGCTGCTTGATAAGCCGTTGATCATTGAGTTTGgcaaagagagaaataaagaaacacaTGACTGA
- the cldn2 gene encoding claudin-2 has protein sequence MAIAALEMMGFFFGLFGMLGTFVATLLPYWATSAHVGPNIVTAVITMKGLWMECVYQSTGAFQCETYNTLLGLSTDLQAARAMMVISSIFSVMACAISTVGMQCTICMDGSSVKSKVAGVGGSLFLLAGLLSLIPVSWRTHEVVQTFYMQNMPASLKFEIGDCLYVGLASSLLSMLGGGLLSASCCDDLDGSRGTRRHYPYPDRTGQRGPSHLMPYHTSTLHSNTNPNLANKNQTINSHTSTSSQSTRAAQDSRKLARQNTAAGYDVTGYV, from the coding sequence ATGGCAATAGCAGCGCTGGAGATGATGGGTTTCTTTTTTGGCCTCTTTGGTATGCTTGGGACCTTTGTAGCCACTCTTCTGCCATATTGGGCAACGTCCGCACACGTCGGTCCCAACATCGTGACGGCTGTCATCACCATGAAAGGTCTGTGGATGGAGTGTGTGTACCAGAGCACCGGTGCCTTCCAGTGTGAGACCTACAACACGCTTCTGGGGCTCTCCACTGATCTCCAAGCAGCCAGAGCCATGATGGTCATCTCCTCCATCTTTTCCGTCATGGCCTGCGCGATATCCACCGTCGGTATGCAGTGCACCATCTGCATGGATGGCTCTTCAGTCAAGAGCAAGGTGGCTGGGGTAGGTGGCTCTCTTTTCCTCCTGGCGGGGCTCTTGTCGTTGATCCCTGTGTCTTGGAGGACCCATGAGGTGGTGCAGACCTTCTACATGCAGAACATGCCAGCCAGCTTAAAGTTTGAGATAGGTGACTGCCTGTACGTGGGTTTGGCGTCTTCGCTCTTGTCCATGCTAGGTGGAGGGCTGCTGAGTGCATCCTGTTGTGATGATTTGGACGGGAGCAGAGGAACCAGACGTCATTACCCCTACCCTGACCGCACTGGGCAGCGTGGGCCGTCCCATTTAATGCCCTACCATACATCTACGCTACATTCAAACACAAACCCCAATCTTGCCAACAAGAACCAGACCATTAACAGCCACACCAGCACTAGTTCCCAGTCCACTAGGGCAGCTCAAGATTCCAGGAAATTGGCTCGGCAGAACACAGCGGCCGGGTATGACGTCACAGGCTACGTTTAA